In Euphorbia lathyris chromosome 2, ddEupLath1.1, whole genome shotgun sequence, the sequence AAATTAATTTGTCATGTAATGGTCTTAAATTACATACAGGGCCTGTTTGGATTGCTGTCTACAGCTAAAAATTAGTATCTAGATACCTATTTGGACACTTTCTGCAGACTGTTGTAATGGATTCTTGTTCATGGACACTTTGTgtgcacttttttttttgtttgtttatcaGTTTTTGTATGAACAATAAGCTTGATTATTGTTCTGAGATCGTTTCACTGATCTGGCGTTTGAATTTATGATCTTAGCATGTTGTAATTCTGTTTGGTTCTTATGGTTTCTTGAAGGCGTATCATACTGGAGAAGAAGTTGGCTGATGCTGAGGTCTCTGAGGAAGAGCAAAATAACTTACTGAAAAACTTAGAGAAGAAGGAAACAGAATACATGCGCATTCAGAGACATAAAATGGGCGCTGATGATTTTGAGCCCTTGACAATGATAGGAAAGGGTGCTTTTGGGGAGGTAATTGTCAATTTGCCTTCTCAATATAGCATATTCTTGAAATGTATAGGCATGACATAACTCTTTCCTATTTTGCTTGCATAAGTTCAGTCCAAAATCACAGAGTAGAAATGTGTgcgctgattaacataaacattAGAAAAGCAATTTCTTTGTCTCTAAGCATAGTTAAAAGGCACATGTCACACTAAGGCGCAAGGGGGTCATGTAGCCACGGCGATGGTGCACGCCAAAACGACAGCAGGcgcattaaaatttataaaactataaataatggTAATATTTAAGCTGTaagaaattataaattcaaattcaaaattttataaatacTAAACCATGACAATATTTTGTTTGTAGACATGCATAACATAGTAAATGTTTGTTTAAGTGTTTGTTACTGTTTGTACATGTGCATTAGCATAATAATTGTATATGTAGGCAAACACAATTCTGTTTGTATAAACATAGTACAAACCTAGTAGTGATAATACGAAGTACAGACATTGTGGAATCAATCAAATATCAGTTCTCAATTCTGTTTGTACACGTGCATAATACAAAGTACAAACAGTGGAATAAatcaaatatcaatttagaatAAACAGTAAGCTGAAGCAGAAGTTTATTAGATCATTGTGTTCTCAGTTGTGCGGCTCTGACTCGTACTCTTCCAATTCAAGCATGtatattttgttttctttctttgtttttttgtttattttggaTCCTTAGACGTGTCTAATCCAAGGGTGAACATAAACCTACAATAGAACACTTTAAAAAACCCTAAATACATACATATGCCACTGAGGCGCGCCTCTGATCTCTGTGCCTTGGCGCACAAAGGCGCGCCTCACGTGCGCCAAGGTGACTGCACCCGCCATGAAGGGTGGTGAGACGATAGGCCTGGAGCCTTGTGCGCCATGCGCCTTTGGCGCACCATTGATAACTATGTCTCTAAGGATTCTTTTGGTTCAGTTCTGGTTAATTAAGTTTGAGTATAGATTCAATTATAGATGATTTTGTATAGTGAGAGACAAATCATTGGTAGTTTGAGTATAGATTCAATTATAGATGGATTTCGTGACTTGAAAGGTTAGACAGTCTCTGTTTTGATAAATTatgaataatataatatattttgatctctttattgtatgtgataaaaaaaaatattgaatttttTCCCCCCCTCATGACTTTATCCAGCATCCGCCCCTGGTTGGCTATATAAATGATTTCTAGATTCACTTTTGCAGACATTGATGTTCTTCCTACAATTTcttaaattaattagaatttcttTTTATCTCTTCTCTAACTTTGTGAAATTCCAGGTTCGAGTTTGTAGGGAAAAGTCAACTGGTCATGTATATGCCATGAAGAAGctgaagaaatcagagatgCTTCGCAGAGGCCAGGTATTCTATTTTATCAAGCCTCTCGGACCTTGTGTGTGGAGTTTTGATCACTTTGCTCATTACCATTTTGGATATAAAATGTTCAGGTTGAACATGTCAAAGCAGAAAGGAACCTACTTGCAGAGGTTGAGAGCAATTGTATTGTTAAACTATATTGTTCCTTCCAGGATGAAGAGTATCTATATCTCATCATGGAATATCTACCTGGTGGAGACATGATGACTTTACTTATGCGTAAGGATACATTAACTGAAGATGAGGCAAGGTTCTATGTTGGTGAAACTGTCCTTGCTATTGAATCTATTCATAAACATAATTATATTCATAggtaaatcattttttttcttgatATATGATGTGTTTCTTTTTTGCATACCTATGATATTACATGTGTCCTAAGCTTACCTGTGCACATATGGACAGGGACATCAAGCCTGATAATTTACTACTTGATAGAAATGGTCACATGAAATTATCAGATTTTGGATTGTGTAAACCACTAGATTGTAGTAATCTCCAAGAAAAAGATTTTACTGCTGCACACAAACTTAGTGGAGCTCTTCAGAGTGATGGACGCCCTGCAGCACCAAAACGCACACAACAGGAGCAATTGCTGCATTGGCAGAGGAATCGGAGGATGCTTGtaggtttttattattatttataatagtGGCATTCCTCTTTATGGTGATAATGTTGCTAATTAAGTGAAAACATTTAGTTCTTTTGCATGATTTTCTTGTGCTTTGCTTTTGTTAGATTTGTGAAAACACCATGAGTTCTGGCTTTGCATAATCTAGTCTCCCTTTTAGGAACCACAATTATGGTGCATAAATGACTTAGTTTTGGTAGAAAGTACGCCATTTTTGTTTATTAAATGGCTTATATGTTGACTTGAGCATTTGATTTTAAAGTCTGGACCAAAATGGATATTGGAGGAAACTCAGGTTGGTTACTGTAATTTTCTTTAACTGTTTCTTCTATGACCAACAGCTGTATTCTTGGTAACTTAAACTTTGCATGTGTTCATTGTCTAAAAATTGTAGGGAAAAATATCATTTCATGTTCTCAACTTACATGATCTAAGTAACTACATGGGAATTGCTATTGTTTGAACTTGCAGAATTTTTTTGTTGCAGGCATATTCTACTGTTGGAACACCTGATTACATTGCCCCAGAAGTTTTGCTGAAGAAAGGATATGGAATGGAATGTGATTGGTTGGTAAACTGAAAATTTGCTTCCACAGTTCATTTATATTTCTGATGCAAATTTAAATGAGATTATGATATATGCAGGTGGTCTCTTGGTGCAATTATGTATGAAATGCTTGTGGGATATCCTCCATTTTACTCGGATGAGCCTATGTCTACTTGTAGGAAGGTAAATAAGAATTAGCTTCTCATCACTCAAAGATTGAAAAGAAGAAAAGGCACCCACTTCTCATATATTAACACCTTGCGTATGGCAAACTGACACTTTTAGGCATGCTTAGTTCTGtatgttctttcttttttctcatttttttaatGCAAAACCATGACAAATCTTGCCATGAATTTAAAAATCTGTTTGTGATCCTTCGTAATAGAAAAATGGCTGTCATGGAAGTAAAATAACAGTCACAACATAActaagcaatttttttttttaaatatgcgTTGTAGACTTCGCTTGTTTATATTTTGTAGTTGCTCATCTTCCTGAGCTCTACTTTATgtatgaattttatttaaccTATTTCGTGTTAGTAATATGTTTGGCTTGGTTCTCTGTCTTTTGATTCattaattttgttaattttattcAACATCATCATTTTCTGAATTCTTTACTTGCAATGCAGATTGTTAATTGGAGAACTCATTTAAAATTTCCAGAGGAAGCAAAGTTATCTCCAGAAGCTAAAGATCTTATAAGTAGACTATTATGTAATGTTGATCAGAGGCTAGGGACAAAAGGCGCAGATGAAATTAAGGTGTTTTGTGGTGTGTGCTGTTCTAAGTTCTTTGGCTTAATCTTTAAACAGTGTTTAACTGTCTATTTATCTGGTTTATCCAGGTTCACCCATGGTTTAAAGGTATTGAGTGGGacaaactatatcaaataaaagctgcTTTTATTCCCGAGGTTAATGATGAGTTGGACACCCAAAACTTCGAAAAATTTGAGGAGGTAGATTAATATTTCTTCTAATCTGGATCACTACTTGTTTGCTCGCATTTTGTTCTTCGTCTTTCTTCCATTCACACAAGTCTTTTGCAGACTGATAACCAAGTTCATACATCAGCAAAAGCTGGTCCGTGGAGGAAGGTTGGTACTGaagattttatttttcatttgctAATCATAAGGAGTTATTGTTGTAGTATCAATGTATCATCATTACTTTCTGTCGGAGTACATGCCTCTTTGAAGATACAAGTGCTGCATGGCTACCAGTTGTTTCTTATAACTGTCctttgtagatttttttttttttttaattttttctttaattctaGCTCTGTAGTGGTCAAATTGCTTTTCCCACTAGATATGAGGATTGTTATCTAAGACGTGCACAAGTTTGTTGTTTTAGAGGACAGTCGTGTGATTTGAGAGAAGTCAATCACTTCTCAAATAACGTTTCTTATCTTCATTTGATCTAGCGTGCTCAAATGTATATGATATTCCTTTCCTAATGAGATTGGACATATGATTTTGATTCCAACTGAGAATTAACAGCTGTGTAATCTGCgcataataatttaattaattagcgTTGCATAACATTTATCATTTCAAAATTTTGTGACTAAGTGTTGTTATTTTTGTCTTTACTGCAGATGCTATCATCAAAGGATATCAATTTCGTGGGTTATACATATAAGAACTTTGAAATTGTAAATGATAACCAGTTACCTGGGATTGGTAGGTTCTTTTCTTCAAACTATTATGCATGTAAGATATATTTTCTCAGAAAATCTAATGCCTATACATGTCATCAAGACAAATGGGAAACTTCTTAATCAATTTGGTTTGTAGCCTGTTCTTTTGGGGAAGGGgatagcatatatatatatatatatatatatacatatatatatatatatcatagtTGTCAAAGGCGCACCTCAAGCTCAAAAGACGCTAGCTCCAGGCATGTCGCCTTAGAAGCCAAACGGCAGGCTCTGTTCAAGAGGCGTGTCCTAGTCGTAAATTTAGAAGCTACAGTGTTTTTAAGATAAATTTAGACATCTTTTTCCTTTCCTTCATAAATTATGGATTCTGTCCTCATGGTTATTAAGCTTGTATATGATTATCATGTCATAATGCTGAACATGCTTTTGTTTTCAATGCATTACCTTACGCAGCTGATCTTAAGAAGAAGAGCACAAAGCTTAAGAGGCCGTCTATCAAGTCCCTTTTTGGTTAGTTAATTTTTCAAAGCTTCTCTAACAATTAAGAATGCATTTTActaagtccatttattttgtcATCTGGTGATTAGGATTTCATACAGATGCAACATGGACAGTTGATTAAAGTCTCTCTATACTATTATAGAGATGCATGCATAACCCACAGTAATTGGCTTATAATCCGCATCTCTGTGGGGAATCTGCAATTAGTCAAATACCCATTTTTTGCGGGCTACATTAGAGTAGAATTTGCAAACACTTCTGTTCTGGAGTTCTCTTCTC encodes:
- the LOC136218701 gene encoding uncharacterized protein; the encoded protein is MESARCWFNKLKSKDKLKSAKKKETTGNGKEGIKAPTSEEAPSNVTKQRVAAAKQYIENHYKKQMKDLEERKERRIILEKKLADAEVSEEEQNNLLKNLEKKETEYMRIQRHKMGADDFEPLTMIGKGAFGEVRVCREKSTGHVYAMKKLKKSEMLRRGQVEHVKAERNLLAEVESNCIVKLYCSFQDEEYLYLIMEYLPGGDMMTLLMRKDTLTEDEARFYVGETVLAIESIHKHNYIHRDIKPDNLLLDRNGHMKLSDFGLCKPLDCSNLQEKDFTAAHKLSGALQSDGRPAAPKRTQQEQLLHWQRNRRMLAYSTVGTPDYIAPEVLLKKGYGMECDWWSLGAIMYEMLVGYPPFYSDEPMSTCRKIVNWRTHLKFPEEAKLSPEAKDLISRLLCNVDQRLGTKGADEIKVHPWFKGIEWDKLYQIKAAFIPEVNDELDTQNFEKFEETDNQVHTSAKAGPWRKMLSSKDINFVGYTYKNFEIVNDNQLPGIADLKKKSTKLKRPSIKSLFEGESVNGSQPVQGSFLSMLPPKIDEGSELTSRSK